One segment of Rosa chinensis cultivar Old Blush chromosome 6, RchiOBHm-V2, whole genome shotgun sequence DNA contains the following:
- the LOC121050050 gene encoding protein trichome birefringence-like 13 — translation MFVQKRLKPGAIKFFRTQSPRHFEGGDWNQGGSCNRKNPLLPEQVEELFSLKNNGTNIEARLVNQHLYKALEGSGFHILDITHLSEFRADAHPSAAGGKKHDDCMHWCLPGITDTWNDFFIAQLNNVRFKTK, via the exons ATGTTTGTGCAGAAGAGACTGAAGCCTGGTGCAATCAAATTCTTTCGTACTCAATCTCCTAGACATTTTGAAGGAGGTGACTGGAACCAAGGTGGTTCTTGTAACCGGAAAAATCCTTTGTTGCCAGAGCAG GTTGAAGAACTCTTCTCATTGAAGAATAATGGAACAAATATAGAGGCACGACTCGTGAATCAACACCTTTACAAGGCCCTTGAGGGGTCAGGTTTCCATATTTTGGACATAACCCACCTGAGTGAGTTCAGAGCAGATGCTCATCCATCTGCAGCTGGTGGGAAGAAGCACGATGATTGTATGCACTGGTGCTTGCCAGGAATAACAGATACTTGGAATGACTTTTTTATAGCACAGTTAAATAATGTCAgatttaaaacaaaatga